A part of Citrifermentans bremense genomic DNA contains:
- a CDS encoding CsgG/HfaB family protein, translated as MIITVDSGNGFFSKAKYTISCNKDGYDLGHSELAAHMNGWYWGNIVFGGVIGLLVVDPVTGAMWRMDDTLMVPLSASGVAKLAAPAEAGTKAPDVKAAAVTESSSLSIGKKLHLAKNDTVAVLPFTIKAVEKKYDHLSQGFSDDLTYYLRKSEDIKIIDGNKVDKALSEIKLTNSVILDSTTAQNIGKEIGAKFIILGNVEVIDNEANVICHVINVETCENVLSEKVTGGAGNILQLRDQLGQKMNQRLVTM; from the coding sequence ATGATAATCACAGTAGATTCAGGGAACGGGTTCTTCTCGAAGGCCAAATACACCATCTCGTGCAACAAGGACGGATATGATCTCGGCCACAGCGAGCTTGCCGCGCACATGAACGGCTGGTACTGGGGCAACATCGTGTTCGGCGGGGTGATCGGACTGCTGGTCGTGGACCCAGTGACCGGCGCGATGTGGCGTATGGACGATACGCTCATGGTCCCCCTCTCTGCAAGCGGCGTTGCAAAGCTTGCCGCTCCTGCCGAGGCAGGAACCAAAGCGCCTGATGTCAAGGCCGCCGCCGTCACTGAAAGTAGCAGCCTGAGCATCGGCAAGAAACTGCACCTGGCCAAGAACGACACCGTTGCCGTCCTTCCTTTCACCATCAAAGCAGTAGAGAAGAAGTACGACCATCTCAGTCAGGGCTTCTCTGACGATCTCACCTACTATCTCAGGAAAAGCGAAGACATAAAGATCATCGACGGGAACAAGGTCGACAAGGCTCTCAGCGAGATCAAGTTAACCAACAGCGTTATCCTCGACAGCACCACCGCGCAAAACATCGGGAAGGAGATCGGCGCCAAGTTCATCATACTCGGCAACGTTGAGGTCATCGACAACGAGGCGAACGTGATCTGTCACGTGATAAATGTGGAAACCTGCGAGAACGTCCTGTCCGAGAAAGTCACTGGAGGCGCCGGCAACATCCTTCAGTTGCGGGACCAACTGGGACAGAAGATGAACCAAAGGCTGGTGACCATGTAG
- a CDS encoding flavodoxin family protein yields MKVIAINGSPRKKWNTATLLEKALEGAASADAETELIHLYDLNYKGCISCFACKLKGGKSYGKCAMQDELTPVLEKLAEADAFVLGSPVYFGTVTGEMHSFMERLLFQYLVYSNPPTSLFTRSIRTGFIYTMNVSEEIMKQYSYPIHIGLNEGVLARNFGSCESLCANETLQFEDYDKVVFNYFDPAIRRERYQKAFPEDCEKAFALGARLVQQ; encoded by the coding sequence ATGAAGGTAATCGCGATTAACGGCAGCCCGAGGAAAAAGTGGAACACGGCAACCTTGCTGGAAAAGGCCCTCGAAGGGGCGGCTTCGGCCGACGCCGAGACGGAACTGATTCATCTCTACGACTTGAACTACAAGGGATGCATCAGCTGCTTCGCCTGCAAGTTAAAGGGGGGCAAGAGCTACGGCAAATGCGCCATGCAGGACGAGCTCACCCCGGTGCTGGAGAAGCTCGCGGAAGCCGACGCCTTCGTTCTCGGTTCCCCGGTGTACTTCGGGACGGTGACCGGTGAGATGCACTCGTTCATGGAGCGGCTCCTGTTCCAGTACCTGGTGTACAGCAACCCTCCGACCTCGCTCTTCACCCGCAGCATCCGCACGGGGTTCATCTACACCATGAACGTCTCGGAAGAGATCATGAAGCAGTACTCCTACCCTATCCACATCGGCCTCAACGAGGGTGTCCTCGCTCGCAACTTCGGCTCCTGCGAATCGCTCTGCGCCAATGAAACGCTGCAGTTCGAGGATTACGACAAGGTGGTCTTCAACTACTTCGATCCGGCGATAAGGCGCGAGCGGTACCAGAAGGCGTTTCCGGAAGACTGTGAGAAGGCGTTCGCGCTCGGCGCCAGGCTGGTGCAGCAATGA
- a CDS encoding cysteine hydrolase family protein, producing MSQAAKEHKGENGTCLILVDIQNDYFPGGSMELAGIEEAAANAKLLLEQCRKSGTPVVHIQHIAARPGATFFVPGTDGAEISQMVAPAAGESIVIKNFPNSFRGTSLLELLAARQIKDLVICGAMSHMCIDATTRAAFDLGFDCTVVEDACATRDLQFQGRTVKAADVHASFMSALAIPYAKIVSTEEALGQL from the coding sequence ATGAGCCAGGCAGCCAAGGAGCATAAAGGAGAAAACGGGACCTGCCTGATCCTGGTCGACATTCAAAACGACTACTTCCCCGGCGGCAGCATGGAACTTGCGGGAATAGAGGAAGCCGCTGCTAACGCGAAGCTCCTGCTCGAGCAGTGCAGGAAAAGTGGAACTCCGGTTGTCCATATCCAGCACATCGCCGCGCGCCCAGGTGCCACCTTTTTTGTCCCCGGCACCGACGGCGCCGAGATCAGCCAAATGGTGGCGCCCGCGGCGGGCGAATCGATCGTAATCAAGAACTTCCCGAACAGCTTCCGGGGGACCTCGCTCTTGGAGCTGCTGGCGGCCCGGCAGATAAAGGACCTTGTGATCTGTGGGGCGATGAGCCACATGTGCATAGACGCTACAACCAGGGCAGCGTTCGATCTAGGCTTTGACTGTACCGTCGTCGAAGACGCCTGCGCTACCAGAGACCTGCAGTTCCAGGGGCGGACGGTCAAAGCCGCCGATGTGCATGCATCCTTCATGTCTGCGCTCGCAATACCTTACGCCAAGATAGTCAGCACTGAAGAGGCCCTGGGGCAGCTCTAG
- a CDS encoding MFS transporter, with protein MTCSEGNTKNVVRQVLGLPVIVAALGYFVDIYDLVLFSIVRVPSLKGIGLSGQELIDKGVFLLNMQMAGMLLGGILWGVLGDRKGRLKIMFGSIFIYSVANLANGMANSIEAYAFLRFMAGVGLAGELGAGITLVSEVLHRSIRGYGTMIVATVGVSGAILANFVAKQFDWRTAFVIGGILGLLLLLLRVSVAESGMFKGMESKEVAKGNFLALFTSRDRFGRFMNSILIGLPSWFVVGVLITFSPEFAKALAVQGTVNAGNAVMYCYMGLVAGDLVSGLLSQLLKSRKKVVLLFLLLTVAAVAGYFSATGVTAGSFYLICGLLGFGIGYWAIFVTVAAEQFGTNLRATVATTVPNFVRGMTIPITMLFQSARKVLGLEMGALAVGALCLVIALISLSLLQETFHKDLDYFEEYL; from the coding sequence ATGACATGCAGTGAAGGGAATACGAAAAATGTAGTGCGGCAGGTTTTGGGACTGCCGGTGATAGTTGCGGCTCTCGGGTACTTCGTCGACATTTACGACCTGGTGCTGTTCAGCATCGTAAGGGTGCCGAGCCTCAAGGGCATCGGGCTTTCAGGGCAGGAACTGATCGACAAAGGGGTGTTTCTGCTCAACATGCAGATGGCGGGGATGCTGCTGGGGGGGATCCTCTGGGGAGTTCTCGGGGACCGGAAGGGGCGCCTCAAGATCATGTTCGGTTCCATCTTCATCTACTCCGTGGCCAACCTCGCCAACGGCATGGCCAACTCCATCGAAGCATACGCCTTTCTCCGCTTCATGGCGGGGGTGGGTCTCGCCGGCGAGCTCGGCGCCGGCATCACGCTGGTGAGCGAGGTGCTGCACCGCTCCATCAGGGGATACGGCACCATGATCGTGGCGACTGTCGGTGTCTCGGGAGCCATACTCGCAAACTTCGTCGCGAAGCAGTTCGACTGGCGCACAGCATTCGTCATCGGCGGCATCTTGGGCCTGCTGCTCCTGCTGCTGCGGGTCTCGGTGGCGGAATCAGGGATGTTCAAGGGGATGGAATCCAAGGAAGTAGCCAAGGGAAATTTCCTCGCACTCTTCACCTCGCGCGACCGCTTCGGCCGCTTCATGAACTCGATCCTGATCGGCCTTCCCTCCTGGTTCGTCGTTGGGGTCCTGATCACCTTTTCCCCCGAGTTCGCCAAGGCCCTCGCGGTCCAGGGGACGGTCAACGCCGGCAACGCCGTGATGTACTGCTACATGGGGCTTGTGGCCGGTGACCTCGTGAGCGGGCTCTTGAGCCAGCTGCTGAAAAGCCGCAAGAAGGTGGTGCTTCTTTTCCTGCTGCTGACCGTCGCGGCGGTGGCGGGCTACTTCAGCGCCACCGGGGTTACCGCAGGCTCCTTCTATCTCATCTGCGGGCTCCTCGGCTTCGGGATCGGGTACTGGGCGATCTTCGTCACCGTTGCGGCGGAGCAGTTCGGGACCAATCTTAGGGCCACCGTCGCCACCACCGTCCCCAATTTCGTGCGCGGCATGACCATCCCCATCACCATGCTGTTCCAGTCGGCGCGAAAGGTCCTGGGGCTGGAGATGGGCGCGCTTGCCGTGGGGGCGCTTTGCCTGGTCATCGCGCTGATAAGCCTCTCCCTGCTCCAGGAGACTTTCCACAAGGATCTCGATTATTTCGAGGAATACCTTTGA